The Dasypus novemcinctus isolate mDasNov1 chromosome 20, mDasNov1.1.hap2, whole genome shotgun sequence genome includes a region encoding these proteins:
- the IFFO1 gene encoding non-homologous end joining factor IFFO1 isoform X4 has protein sequence MNPLFGPNLFLLQQEQQGLAGPLGDPLGGDHFPGGGDLPPAPLAPAGPAAFSPPGPGPAPPAAMALRNDLGSNINVLKTLNLRFRCFLAKVHELERRNRLLEKQLQQALEEGKQGRRGPARRDQAVQTGFVSPIRPLGLPLGARPAAVCAPSARGLGSPARSPAGPPAPPAAGAPPATSLAAAAAATASAAYSSSARFMPGTIWSFSHARRLGPGLEPTLVQGPGLSWVHPDGVGVQIDTITPEIRALYNVLAKVKRERDEYKRRWEEEYTVRIQLQERVAELQEEAQEADACQEELALKVEQLKAELVVFKGLMSNNLSELDTKIQEKAMKVDMDICRRIDITAKLCDVAQQRNCEDMIKMFQVPAMGGRKRERKAASEEEPSLSESDGPRPPAGEEEESAALSLNEEMQRMLNQLREYDFEDDCDSLTWEETEETLLLWEDFSGYAMAAAEAQGEQQEDSLEKVIKDTESLFKTREKEYQETIDQIEQGLRAAARGCHPARLFPWTQSAELQT, from the exons ATGAACCCGTTATTCGGCCCCAACCTCTTCCTcctgcagcaggagcagcagggccTGGCGGGGCCGCTGGGGGACCCCCTGGGAGGCGACCACTTCCCCGGGGGAGGGGACCTGCCCCCGGCGCCGCTCGCCCCGGCCGGCCCCGCCGCCTTCTCGCCGCCCGGGCCGGGCCCGGCGCCCCCCGCCGCCATGGCCCTCCGCAACGACCTGGGCTCCAACATCAACGTGCTCAAGACCCTGAACCTGCGCTTCCGCTGCTTCCTGGCCAAGGTGCACGAGCTGGAGCGCCGGAACCGGCTGCTGGAGAAGCAGCTGCAGCAGGCGCTGGAGGAGGGTAAGCAGGGCCGGCGGGGCCCGGCGCGCCGCGACCAGGCCGTGCAGACCGGCTTCGTCAGCCCCATCCGGCCCCTGGGGCTGCCCCTGGGCGCCCGGCCGGCCGCCGTGTGCGCCCCGTCGGCGCGGGGCCTGGGCTCGCCCGCGCGCTCGCCAGCCGGGCCCCCGGCGCCCCCCGCGGCCGGCGCCCCGCCCGCCACCTCcctggccgccgccgccgcagccACCGCCTCCGCCGCCTACTCCTCGTCTGCCCGTTTCATGCCCGGCACCATCTGGTCCTTCTCGCACGCCCGCCGCCTCGGGCCGGGACTGGAGCCCACTCTGGTGCAAGGGCCCGGCCTGTCGTGGGTGCACCCCGACGGGGTGGGCGTCCAGATCGACACCATCACGCCCGAGATCCGCGCGCTCTACAACGTGCTGGCCAAAGTGAAGCGGGAGCGGGACGAGTACAAGCGGAG GTGGGAAGAGGAGTACACGGTTCGGATACAGCTGCAGGAGCGCGTGGCCGAGCTGCAGGAG GAAGCCCAAGAGGCCGACGCCTGCCAGGAAGAGCTGGCGCTGAAGGTGGAGCAGCTGAAAGCCGAGCTGGTGGTCTTCAAGGGGCTCATGAGCAAC AACCTGTCGGAGCTGGACACCAAGATCCAGGAGAAGGCCATGAAGGTGGACATGGACATCTGCCGCCGCATCGACATCACCGCCAAGCTGTGCGATGTGGCCCAGCAGCGCAACTGCGAGGATATGATCAAGATGTTCCAG GTCCCAGCCATGGGGGGGCGGAAGCGGGAGCGCAAGGCTGCCAGCGAGGAGGAGCCCTCCCTGTCGGAGAGTGACGGGCCCCGCCCGCCcgcgggggaggaggaggagagcgcggccctgagcctcaacgagGAGATGCAGCGCATGCTCAACCAGCT GCGGGAGTATGACTTTGAGGACGACTGTGACAGCCTGACCTGGGAGGAGACTGAGGAGACCCTGCTGCTGTGGGAGGATTTCTCAGGCTATGCCATGGCAGctgcagaggcccagggagag CAgcaggaagacagtttggagaaGGTGATTAAGGACACCGAGTCCCTGTTCAAAACCCGGGAGAAGGAATACCAGGAAACCATTGACCAGATAGAG CAGGGCCTTAGAGCAGCGGCCCGGGGCTGCCATCCTGCCCGCCTCTTCCCCTGGACCCAAAGTGCTGAGCTCCAAACATGa